One stretch of Amycolatopsis tolypomycina DNA includes these proteins:
- a CDS encoding ricin-type beta-trefoil lectin domain protein, with protein MRKRALLATVAVAVATFAAPAQAAGETVNIWLTTTSDAGGRQVTRGLQQQTPVTFASGTGTGGVTINVNENTTYQQFEGGGASFTDTAAWLMNSSGALSQATRDDTMRKLFDPNSGIGLSFIRNPLGASDLARYSYTFDDMPAGQTDPNLTRFSIAHDQADVLPLTKQAKQLNPQAKVMASPWSAPPWMKDNDSYLLGWVESQYYPAYAQYFVKYIQAYQSAGVPIDYVSMQNEPTCCASYPSTNWNGAGLAYFAKNNLLPALQGAGLSTKVLALDWNWDTYASYGAPTLDDPAIRTHPNFGGVAWHGYGGNIAQQTTTHNQYPNVNAYSTEHSGGTWISNQQAEDMNNIVDYTRNWSKSFVKWSLGVDQNMGPHNGGCGTCTGLITVHNGDSRSGQVDYTVEYYTMGHLTKFVKPGAYRIDSNDNATVRNVAWKNPDGSKALIAYNSGTGNQSVRVNWGNSSFTYTLPGRTSATFTWSGNQGNSGGGGKTGPITGLGGKCIDVAGASSTNGTAVQLYDCNGSGAQQWTVGTDGTLKALGKCLDVTGQSTADGAQLQLWDCGGTANQRWAATAARDLVGAGSNKCVDATGNSSANGTRLQIWTCTGAANQKWNVPA; from the coding sequence ATGAGAAAACGTGCTCTCCTGGCCACCGTGGCGGTTGCCGTGGCCACCTTCGCCGCACCCGCGCAGGCCGCGGGCGAGACCGTCAACATCTGGCTCACCACGACCAGCGACGCGGGCGGCCGCCAGGTCACCCGCGGCCTCCAGCAGCAGACGCCGGTCACGTTCGCCTCGGGCACCGGCACCGGCGGCGTGACCATCAACGTCAACGAAAACACCACCTACCAACAGTTCGAAGGCGGCGGAGCGTCCTTTACGGACACAGCGGCGTGGCTGATGAACTCCAGCGGCGCGCTGTCCCAGGCCACCCGCGACGACACCATGCGCAAGCTGTTCGACCCGAACAGCGGCATCGGGCTGAGCTTCATCCGCAACCCGCTCGGCGCGTCCGACCTCGCCCGCTACAGCTACACCTTCGACGACATGCCGGCCGGCCAGACCGACCCGAACCTGACGCGCTTTTCGATCGCCCACGACCAGGCCGACGTGCTGCCGCTGACCAAGCAGGCCAAGCAGCTCAACCCGCAGGCCAAGGTGATGGCATCGCCGTGGAGCGCACCGCCGTGGATGAAGGACAACGACAGCTACCTGCTGGGCTGGGTCGAATCGCAGTACTACCCGGCCTACGCGCAGTACTTCGTCAAGTACATCCAGGCCTACCAGTCCGCGGGCGTGCCGATCGACTACGTTTCGATGCAGAACGAGCCGACGTGCTGCGCGAGCTACCCGTCGACCAACTGGAACGGCGCCGGGCTGGCGTACTTCGCGAAGAACAACCTGCTGCCCGCGCTGCAGGGCGCCGGACTGTCCACAAAGGTCCTCGCGCTCGACTGGAACTGGGACACCTACGCGTCCTACGGCGCGCCCACGCTCGACGACCCGGCCATCCGCACCCACCCGAACTTCGGGGGCGTGGCCTGGCACGGCTACGGCGGCAACATCGCCCAGCAGACGACCACGCACAACCAGTACCCGAACGTCAACGCCTACTCCACCGAGCACTCCGGCGGGACCTGGATCTCGAACCAGCAGGCCGAAGACATGAACAACATCGTCGACTACACGCGCAACTGGTCCAAGAGCTTCGTCAAGTGGAGCCTCGGCGTCGACCAGAACATGGGCCCGCACAACGGCGGCTGCGGCACCTGCACCGGCCTGATCACCGTCCACAACGGAGACTCGCGCAGCGGACAGGTCGACTACACCGTCGAGTACTACACCATGGGCCACCTGACGAAGTTCGTGAAGCCGGGCGCGTACCGGATCGACTCGAACGACAACGCGACCGTCCGCAACGTCGCCTGGAAGAACCCCGACGGCTCGAAGGCACTGATCGCGTACAACTCGGGCACCGGGAACCAGAGCGTGCGTGTGAACTGGGGCAACTCGTCGTTCACCTACACCCTGCCCGGCCGCACCTCGGCGACGTTCACCTGGAGCGGCAACCAGGGCAACAGCGGGGGCGGCGGCAAGACCGGCCCGATCACCGGCCTGGGCGGGAAGTGCATCGACGTCGCCGGCGCGAGCAGCACCAACGGCACCGCGGTCCAGCTCTACGACTGCAACGGCTCGGGCGCTCAACAGTGGACAGTCGGCACCGACGGGACCCTGAAAGCGCTCGGCAAGTGCCTCGACGTCACCGGACAGTCCACAGCGGACGGAGCGCAGCTCCAGCTCTGGGACTGCGGCGGCACGGCCAACCAGCGATGGGCGGCCACCGCGGCCCGGGACCTCGTCGGCGCGGGCTCGAACAAGTGCGTCGACGCGACCGGCAACTCCAGCGCCAACGGCACCCGGCTGCAGATCTGGACCTGCACGGGCGCCGCCAACCAGAAGTGGAACGTACCCGCATGA